A window of Stenotrophomonas indicatrix genomic DNA:
CCAGGCCGCGGTAGGTGTTCTGGCCGCGGCCGGCGCTGATGCCCTTGCTGATGATCTTGCTCTTGGTGCGCTTGCCGACGTGGATCATCTTGGTGCCGGTGTCGGCCTGCTGGCGATGGTGGGTCAGTGCCACCGAGTGGAACTCACCGACCGAGTCGTCGCCCAGCAGCACGCAGGACGGGTACTTCCAGGTGATCGCCGAGCCGGTCTCGACCTGGGTCCAGGTGACCTTGCTGCGCGCGCCACGGCATTCGGCACGCTTGGTGACGAAGTTGTAGATGCCGCCGACGCCGTTCTCATCGCCCGGGTACCAGTTCTGCACGGTGGAGTACTTGATCTCCGCATCGTCCAGCGTCACCAGCTCGACCACCGCCGCATGCAGCTGGTTCTCATCGCGCATCGGCGCGGTGCAGCCTTCCAGGTAGGACACGTACGCCTTCTCTTCGCAGATGATCAGCGTGCGCTCGAACTGGCCGGTGTGGCCGGCGTTGATGCGGAAGTAGGTGCTCAGTTCCATCGGGCAGCGCACGCCCTTGGGAATGAACACGAAGCTGCCATCGGAGAACACCGCCGAATTGAGTGCGGCGAAGTAGTTGTCGCCCACCGGCACCACGGTGCCCAGGTACTGTCTGACCAGTTCCGGGTGCTCCTTGATGGCTTCGGACATCGAGCAGAACACGATGCCCTTTTCAGCCAGTTCCTTGCGGAAGGTGGTACCGACGGACACCGAGTCGAACACCGCGTCCACCGCTACGCCGGCCAGCTTGGCGCGCTCGTGCAGCGGCACGCCCAGCTTGTCGTAGGTGTCCAGCAGTT
This region includes:
- the sufB gene encoding Fe-S cluster assembly protein SufB, which translates into the protein MATETIETVASDDTPNREIHEQLGRKYSAGFITDIESDSLPAGLDEDTIRALSAKKEEPEWMTQWRLDAYRHFLTMPMPNWAKLQIAPIDLQALSYYSAPKGPKYASLDDVPKELLDTYDKLGVPLHERAKLAGVAVDAVFDSVSVGTTFRKELAEKGIVFCSMSEAIKEHPELVRQYLGTVVPVGDNYFAALNSAVFSDGSFVFIPKGVRCPMELSTYFRINAGHTGQFERTLIICEEKAYVSYLEGCTAPMRDENQLHAAVVELVTLDDAEIKYSTVQNWYPGDENGVGGIYNFVTKRAECRGARSKVTWTQVETGSAITWKYPSCVLLGDDSVGEFHSVALTHHRQQADTGTKMIHVGKRTKSKIISKGISAGRGQNTYRGLVKIDRNADGARNYTQCDSLLIGKQCGAHTFPYIEVKNPGATVEHEATTSKISDDQLFYCRARGISQEDAVSMIVDGFCKQVFRELPMEFAVEAKKLLEVSLEGSVG